One stretch of Glycine soja cultivar W05 chromosome 7, ASM419377v2, whole genome shotgun sequence DNA includes these proteins:
- the LOC114418707 gene encoding U-box domain-containing protein 21-like, translated as MVLGWRRRKGCNNNRRKGGKSITELVIPNHFRCPISLDLMKDPVTLSTGITYDRESVERWFDEGNITCPVTNQVVRNFDMIPNHSLRIMIQDWCVENRQHGVERIPTPRIPISPNEVAELLMQVKASARGLDQYGCLKLVQKLKRWGGESERNKRCIVDNGAPVALASSFDAFANDSVERNVVVLEEILSALNWMFPLQLEAHKSLGSLASLRCMVWFLKHQDLSGKEKSIVALKELLSFGDVQHVEALSQIEGVNVLLEFINKRISPTITKASLRVVWYLVSSSSKSSEKMRLAFVELGLVSSLLDILIDSDKSLCEKAAAILDSLCSSEEGRNKACGNDLTIPLLVKKILRVSPLTTDYSVSAIWKLCKFGEKDEGRTLVEALQVGAFQKLLLVLQVGCGDETKEKATELLKFLNPYRAELECIDSDYKNVKRSF; from the coding sequence ATGGTGTTGGGGTGGAGGAGAAGGAAGGGCTGCAACAATAACCGCCGAAAAGGTGGCAAATCCATCACGGAGTTGGTGATTCCCAACCACTTCAGGTGTCCAATTTCCCTTGACTTGATGAAGGATCCTGTGACATTGTCAACAGGGATAACCTATGATAGGGAGAGTGTGGAGAGGTGGTTTGATGAAGGGAACATCACATGTCCTGTTACAAACCAGGTTGTGAGAAACTTTGACATGATTCCAAACCATTCCCTCAGGATAATGATTCAAGATTGGTGTGTGGAGAATAGGCAACATGGGGTGGAGAGGATTCCAACACCAAGGATACCAATTAGCCCAAATGAGGTTGCTGAGCTTCTGATGCAAGTGAAGGCCTCAGCAAGGGGTTTGGACCAATATGGTTGCCTTAAATTGGTGCAGAAATTGAAGAGGTGGGGTGGTGAGAGTGAGAGGAACAAGAGGTGCATAGTGGACAATGGAGCACCTGTGGCATTGGCTTCATCATTTGATGCATTTGCCAATGATTCTGTTGAGAGAAATGTGGTGGTTCTTGAGGAGATTTTGTCAGCACTCAATTGGATGTTTCCACTTCAATTGGAGGCACACAAGTCTTTGGGGTCTTTGGCTTCTCTAAGATGCATGGTTTGGTTCTTGAAGCACCAAGATCTCTCAGGGAAAGAGAAGTCCATTGTGGCATTGAAAGAGCTTCTTTCCTTTGGTGATGTGCAGCATGTGGAGGCCTTGTCACAAATTGAAGGGGTCAATGTGCTCTTGGAGTTCATCAACAAGAGGATTAGTCCAACCATCACAAAGGCCTCATTGAGGGTGGTTTGGTACTTGGTCTCATCCTCTTCCAAATCAAGTGAGAAGATGAGGTTGGCATTTGTTGAATTGGGTTTGGTTTCTTCTTTGCTTGACATTCTCATTGACTCAGACAAGAGCCTGTGTGAGAAGGCTGCGGCCATTTTGGACTCTCTATGCAGCTCTGAAGAAGGAAGGAACAAAGCCTGCGGGAATGATCTAACAATTCCtcttttggtgaagaaaattcTCAGAGTTTCACCACTGACCACAGACTATTCTGTTTCTGCCATTTGGAAACTGTGCAAGTTtggagaaaaagatgaagggAGAACCCTTGTTGAGGCCCTTCAAGTTGGTGCCTTTCAGAAGCTCTTGTTGGTGTTGCAAGTTGGATGTGGTGATGAGACTAAGGAGAAAGCAACTGAACTTCTCAAATTCCTCAATCCTTACAGGGCTGAATTGGAATGCATAGACTCAGATTACAAGAATGTTAAGAGATCATTTTAA